The following proteins come from a genomic window of Bombyx mori chromosome 18, ASM3026992v2:
- the LOC100144626 gene encoding urbain precursor, whose translation MTMKLHAALLLTTFVLAARAASIPDKVPEAEDKPLNVVENLSSEQELIDQANTIKDIDNSLRANKKEVVDIPVKVIVEEIKPSLKSDLENVEVPDENEEIKRPLVDLRNPGPPQHQEHETQNPEHHEDAEKIVSSVKNDINTAEIALRQGFQEVSDGIGKWYARTEQINELQASLQHFQENFGAQIQKLNETLHFIKPADTIAAPSVEETQNKASFETIESGLKSLETNFNSGLNQLSEGIQIVATFKADGEAAAESSSTAPAQSTTASTVTSTNGPTNPLIQMVTNLQNSFLSGMANLTQAINNWNSNQAWSVPNIFGGASTAAPQSDVQGDATTTTQRPAPWQNLPSQISNFFNPQGQNSNQQNQSGQQSQAPSGLFSGVQNFPFNFLNLLQPNRPGAQSTEKPAEATSTNGAASAAPDIAKPSESNLPTETKPEQPAAGPLKQIFENSPVLQGIAGAVKKIQTTVNNPVKPRDSEVVEETKSDQEKGGVILLPVHGHGGHGGNGGDNNNVSDGLKAEAEEIKVSTEEKQEEIKEKEIIVENKTE comes from the exons ATGACCATGAAACTACACGCGGCCCTGTTGCTAACTACATTCGTGCTCGCCGCACGCGCAGCCTCCATCCCGGACAAGGTCCCCGAGGCCGAAGATAAACCTTTAAATGTCGTTGAGAACTTATCTAGTGAGCAGGAGCTCATCGACCAGGCTAATACGATTAAGGACATCGATAACAGCCTCCGCGCGAACAAAAAAGAAGTCGTCGACATCCCCGTTAAAGTTATCGTTGAAGAAATCAAACCGTCGTTGAAGAGTGATTTAGAAAACGTTGAAGTGCCGGATGAAAATGAGGAAATCAAGAGGCCTCTAGTCGATTTAAGAAATCCCGGGCCCCCGCAGCATCAAGAGCACGAAACACAGAATCCTGAACACCACGAAGATGCTGAAAAAATCGTTTCTTCCGTCAAAAATGACATTAACACAGCGGAAATCGCTCTTCGTCAAGGCTTCCAGGAAGTGTCAGACGGTATTGGAAAATGGTACGCTCGTACCGAGCAAATTAACGAGCTCCAGGCCAGCTTGCAACATTTCCAAGAAAATTTCGGCGCTCAAATACAAAAGTTGAATGAAACGCTACATTTTATTAAACCAGCTGACACCATCGCGGCCCCTTCTGTCGAGGAAACGCAAAATAAAGCTTCTTTTGAAACAATCGAATCGGGTCTCAAGTCTTTAGAGACAAATTTCAATAGCGGTCTTAATCAGCTATCTGAAGGTATTCAAATTGTGGCTACGTTCAAAGCCGACGGAGAGGCTGCAGCTGAAAGTTCCAGTACCGCCCCTGCTCAAAGCACAACAGCTTCTACAGTAACAAGCACCAATGGCCCTACAAATCCTTTAATTCAAATGGTGACCAACCTCCAGAATTCATTCCTGTCCGGAATGGCTAATCTCACTCAAGCAATCAACAACTGGAACTCGAACCAAGCATGGAGTGTTCCAAATATTTTTGGCGGAGCTAGCACTGCAGCCCCTCAGTCAGATGTTCAAGGCGACGCAACCACCACAACGCAGAGACCTGCGCCGTGGCAAAATCTGCCGTCGCAAATAAGCAACTTTTTTAATCCCCAGGGACAAAACAGTAACCAACAAAACCAGAGCGGTCAACAGTCGCAGGCGCCTTCTGGTCTCTTTTCTGGTGTACAAAATTTTCCATTTAACTTCCTAAACCTCTTACAACCAAATAGGCCTGGTGCTCAGTCTACTGAGAAACCCGCTGAAGCGACTAGTACGAACGGAGCCGCGAGTGCCGCTCCAGACATTGCGAAACCATCGGAGTCAAATCTACCTACTGAAACAAAACCAGAACAACCCGCAGCCGGGCCGTTAAAACAAATTTTCGAGAACAGCCCAGTTCTGCAAGGCATCGCAGGAGCAGTTAAAAAGATCCAAACAACAGTCAATAATCCAGTGAAGCCAAGAGATTCGGAAGTGGTTGAAGAGACTAAATCTGATCAAGAGAAGGGAGGCGTCATTTTGTTGCCAGTACACGGTCACGGCGGTCACGGTGGAAATGGTG GGGATAATAACAACGTCAGTGACGGGTTGAAAGCGGAAGCCGAAGAAATCAAGGTATCCACAGAAGAAAAACAGGAAGAGATAAAAGAGAAAGAAATAATAGTAGAAAACAAGACTGAATGA
- the LOC100144626 gene encoding urbain isoform X1, translating to MTMKLHAALLLTTFVLAARAASIPDKVPEAEDKPLNVVENLSSEQELIDQANTIKDIDNSLRANKKEVVDIPVKVIVEEIKPSLKSDLENVEVPDENEEIKRPLVDLRNPGPPQHQEHETQNPEHHEDAEKIVSSVKNDINTAEIALRQGFQEVSDGIGKWYARTEQINELQASLQHFQENFGAQIQKLNETLHFIKPADTIAAPSVEETQNKASFETIESGLKSLETNFNSGLNQLSEGIQIVATFKADGEAAAESSSTAPAQSTTASTVTSTNGPTNPLIQMVTNLQNSFLSGMANLTQAINNWNSNQAWSVPNIFGGASTAAPQSDVQGDATTTTQRPAPWQNLPSQISNFFNPQGQNSNQQNQSGQQSQAPSGLFSGVQNFPFNFLNLLQPNRPGAQSTEKPAEATSTNGAASAAPDIAKPSESNLPTETKPEQPAAGPLKQIFENSPVLQGIAGAVKKIQTTVNNPVKPRDSEVVEETKSDQEKGGVILLPVHGHGGHGGNGDNNNVSDGLKAEAEEIKVSTEEKQEEIKEKEIIVENKTE from the exons ATGACCATGAAACTACACGCGGCCCTGTTGCTAACTACATTCGTGCTCGCCGCACGCGCAGCCTCCATCCCGGACAAGGTCCCCGAGGCCGAAGATAAACCTTTAAATGTCGTTGAGAACTTATCTAGTGAGCAGGAGCTCATCGACCAGGCTAATACGATTAAGGACATCGATAACAGCCTCCGCGCGAACAAAAAAGAAGTCGTCGACATCCCCGTTAAAGTTATCGTTGAAGAAATCAAACCGTCGTTGAAGAGTGATTTAGAAAACGTTGAAGTGCCGGATGAAAATGAGGAAATCAAGAGGCCTCTAGTCGATTTAAGAAATCCCGGGCCCCCGCAGCATCAAGAGCACGAAACACAGAATCCTGAACACCACGAAGATGCTGAAAAAATCGTTTCTTCCGTCAAAAATGACATTAACACAGCGGAAATCGCTCTTCGTCAAGGCTTCCAGGAAGTGTCAGACGGTATTGGAAAATGGTACGCTCGTACCGAGCAAATTAACGAGCTCCAGGCCAGCTTGCAACATTTCCAAGAAAATTTCGGCGCTCAAATACAAAAGTTGAATGAAACGCTACATTTTATTAAACCAGCTGACACCATCGCGGCCCCTTCTGTCGAGGAAACGCAAAATAAAGCTTCTTTTGAAACAATCGAATCGGGTCTCAAGTCTTTAGAGACAAATTTCAATAGCGGTCTTAATCAGCTATCTGAAGGTATTCAAATTGTGGCTACGTTCAAAGCCGACGGAGAGGCTGCAGCTGAAAGTTCCAGTACCGCCCCTGCTCAAAGCACAACAGCTTCTACAGTAACAAGCACCAATGGCCCTACAAATCCTTTAATTCAAATGGTGACCAACCTCCAGAATTCATTCCTGTCCGGAATGGCTAATCTCACTCAAGCAATCAACAACTGGAACTCGAACCAAGCATGGAGTGTTCCAAATATTTTTGGCGGAGCTAGCACTGCAGCCCCTCAGTCAGATGTTCAAGGCGACGCAACCACCACAACGCAGAGACCTGCGCCGTGGCAAAATCTGCCGTCGCAAATAAGCAACTTTTTTAATCCCCAGGGACAAAACAGTAACCAACAAAACCAGAGCGGTCAACAGTCGCAGGCGCCTTCTGGTCTCTTTTCTGGTGTACAAAATTTTCCATTTAACTTCCTAAACCTCTTACAACCAAATAGGCCTGGTGCTCAGTCTACTGAGAAACCCGCTGAAGCGACTAGTACGAACGGAGCCGCGAGTGCCGCTCCAGACATTGCGAAACCATCGGAGTCAAATCTACCTACTGAAACAAAACCAGAACAACCCGCAGCCGGGCCGTTAAAACAAATTTTCGAGAACAGCCCAGTTCTGCAAGGCATCGCAGGAGCAGTTAAAAAGATCCAAACAACAGTCAATAATCCAGTGAAGCCAAGAGATTCGGAAGTGGTTGAAGAGACTAAATCTGATCAAGAGAAGGGAGGCGTCATTTTGTTGCCAGTACACGGTCACGGCGGTCACGGTGGAAATG GGGATAATAACAACGTCAGTGACGGGTTGAAAGCGGAAGCCGAAGAAATCAAGGTATCCACAGAAGAAAAACAGGAAGAGATAAAAGAGAAAGAAATAATAGTAGAAAACAAGACTGAATGA